One genomic window of Pseudomonas aeruginosa includes the following:
- a CDS encoding AAA family ATPase, which produces MKVLVLTGPESSGKSWLAEQLQARFGGRVVGEYVRHFIDEQRRDTCYADIPAIARGQLAWEDAARAERPALLILDTHLLSNILWSRILFGDCPDWLEPALLRRRYDLHLLLSPEGVAWSADGQRCQPELAQRQAFHRECQAWLERHRQPYRAIAGDWAERRRQAFAAVQGLLQDG; this is translated from the coding sequence ATGAAGGTGCTGGTACTCACCGGGCCCGAATCCAGCGGCAAGAGCTGGCTTGCGGAGCAGCTCCAGGCCCGCTTCGGCGGCCGGGTGGTCGGCGAGTACGTCCGCCACTTCATCGACGAACAGCGCCGCGACACCTGCTACGCCGACATCCCCGCCATCGCCCGCGGGCAACTGGCCTGGGAGGACGCCGCTCGCGCGGAACGGCCGGCGCTGCTGATCCTCGATACCCACCTGCTGAGCAACATCCTCTGGAGCCGGATTCTCTTCGGCGACTGTCCGGACTGGCTCGAACCCGCCCTGCTGCGGCGGCGCTACGACCTGCACCTGCTGCTCTCGCCGGAAGGCGTGGCCTGGAGCGCCGACGGCCAGCGCTGCCAGCCGGAACTGGCGCAGCGCCAGGCCTTCCACCGCGAATGCCAAGCCTGGCTGGAGCGGCATCGGCAGCCCTACCGCGCCATCGCCGGCGACTGGGCCGAGCGCCGGCGCCAGGCTTTCGCCGCAGTGCAAGGACTGCTCCAGGACGGCTGA
- a CDS encoding ABC-F family ATPase, whose protein sequence is MISTANITMQFGAKPLFENVSVKFGNGNRYGLIGANGCGKSTFMKILGNDLEPSAGQVMLEPNVRLGKLRQDQFAYEDFSVIDTVIMGHEELWAVKAERDRIYSLPEMSEADGMAVAELEVQFAEFDGYTAESRAGELLLGLGIPLEQHFGPMSAVAPGWKLRVLLAQALFSDPDVLLLDEPTNHLDINTIRWLEGVLTARNSTMIIISHDRHFLNSVCTHMADLDYGELRLFPGNYDEYMTAAEQARERLLSDNAKKKAQIAELQSFVSRFSANASKAKQATSRARQIDKIQLEEVKPSSRVSPFIRFEQYKKLHRQAVTVENISKGYDGKPLFKGLSLQVEAGERVAIIGPNGIGKTTLLRCLVGDLPVDGGEVKWTDSADVGYFAQDHADDFADDMSLFDWMAQWTQGGEQLVRGTLGRMLFSNDEIKKSVKVISGGEQGRMLFGRLILKRPNVLVMDEPTNHLDMESIEALNLALDNYPGTLIFVSHDREFVSSLATRIIELGENGVTDFSGSYDDYLRSQGVIV, encoded by the coding sequence TTGATCTCCACCGCGAATATCACCATGCAGTTCGGCGCCAAGCCGCTGTTCGAGAACGTTTCCGTCAAGTTCGGCAACGGCAACCGCTACGGCCTGATCGGCGCCAACGGTTGCGGCAAGTCGACCTTCATGAAGATCCTCGGCAACGACCTGGAGCCGAGCGCCGGCCAGGTCATGCTGGAACCCAACGTGCGCCTGGGCAAGCTGCGCCAGGACCAGTTCGCCTACGAGGACTTCAGCGTCATCGATACGGTGATCATGGGCCACGAGGAACTCTGGGCGGTGAAGGCCGAACGCGACCGCATCTACTCCCTGCCGGAAATGAGCGAGGCAGATGGCATGGCGGTGGCCGAGCTGGAAGTCCAGTTCGCCGAGTTCGACGGCTACACCGCCGAGTCCCGCGCCGGCGAGCTGCTGCTCGGCCTGGGCATCCCGCTGGAGCAGCACTTCGGCCCGATGAGCGCCGTCGCTCCCGGCTGGAAGCTGCGCGTACTGCTGGCCCAGGCGCTGTTCTCGGACCCGGACGTGCTGCTGCTCGACGAACCGACCAACCACCTGGACATCAACACCATCCGCTGGCTGGAAGGCGTGCTCACCGCGCGCAACAGCACCATGATCATCATTTCCCACGATCGCCACTTCCTGAACAGCGTCTGCACCCACATGGCCGACCTGGACTACGGCGAGCTACGCCTGTTCCCGGGCAACTACGACGAGTACATGACCGCCGCCGAACAGGCCCGCGAGCGCCTGCTGTCGGACAACGCCAAGAAGAAGGCGCAGATCGCCGAGCTGCAATCCTTCGTCAGCCGCTTCTCGGCCAACGCTTCCAAGGCCAAGCAGGCCACCAGCCGCGCCCGGCAGATCGACAAGATCCAGCTGGAGGAGGTCAAGCCGTCCAGCCGGGTCAGCCCGTTCATCCGCTTCGAGCAATACAAGAAGCTGCACCGCCAGGCGGTGACCGTGGAAAACATCAGCAAGGGCTATGACGGCAAGCCGCTGTTCAAGGGCCTGAGCCTGCAGGTCGAGGCCGGCGAGCGCGTCGCCATCATCGGCCCCAACGGCATCGGCAAGACCACCCTGTTGCGCTGCCTGGTCGGCGACCTGCCGGTGGATGGCGGCGAGGTGAAATGGACCGACAGCGCCGACGTCGGCTATTTCGCCCAGGACCATGCCGACGACTTCGCCGACGACATGAGCCTGTTCGACTGGATGGCCCAGTGGACCCAGGGCGGCGAACAACTGGTGCGCGGCACCCTCGGCCGCATGCTGTTCTCCAACGACGAGATCAAGAAGTCGGTGAAAGTGATCTCCGGCGGCGAGCAGGGCCGCATGCTGTTCGGCCGGCTGATCCTCAAGCGCCCCAACGTGCTGGTGATGGACGAGCCGACCAACCACCTGGACATGGAGTCCATCGAGGCGCTGAACCTGGCGCTGGACAACTATCCGGGCACGCTGATCTTCGTCAGCCACGACCGCGAATTCGTTTCCTCACTGGCTACCCGCATCATCGAGCTGGGCGAGAACGGCGTGACCGACTTCAGCGGCAGCTATGACGACTACCTGCGCAGCCAGGGCGTGATCGTCTGA
- a CDS encoding undecaprenyl-diphosphate phosphatase, with protein sequence MEWWTAFQAFILGVVEGLTEFLPISSTGHQIIVADLIGFGGERAKAFNIIIQLAAILAVVWEFRGKIFQVVRDLPSQRQAQRFTANLLIAFFPAVVLGVLFADLIHEWLFNPITVALALVVGGVVMLWAERRKHVIRAEHVDDMTWKDALKIGCAQCLAMIPGTSRSGATIIGGLLFGLSRKAATEFSFFLAMPTMVGAAVYSGYVYRDLFRPEDLPVFAVGFVTSFVFAMLAVRALLKFIGNHSYAAFAWYRIAFGLLILATWQFHLIDWSTAGEV encoded by the coding sequence ATGGAGTGGTGGACTGCTTTCCAGGCGTTCATCCTGGGCGTCGTGGAGGGGCTGACCGAGTTCCTGCCGATTTCCAGCACCGGGCACCAGATCATCGTCGCCGACCTCATCGGCTTCGGCGGCGAACGCGCCAAGGCGTTCAACATCATCATCCAGCTGGCGGCGATCCTCGCTGTCGTCTGGGAATTTCGGGGAAAGATCTTTCAAGTCGTCCGTGACCTGCCGAGCCAGCGCCAGGCCCAGCGTTTCACCGCCAACCTGCTGATCGCGTTCTTCCCGGCGGTAGTCCTCGGCGTCCTGTTCGCCGACCTGATCCACGAGTGGCTGTTCAATCCGATCACCGTTGCCCTGGCGCTGGTGGTGGGTGGGGTGGTCATGCTCTGGGCCGAGCGCCGGAAGCATGTGATCCGCGCCGAACACGTCGACGACATGACCTGGAAGGACGCCCTGAAGATCGGCTGTGCCCAGTGCCTGGCGATGATCCCCGGCACCTCGCGGTCCGGCGCGACCATCATCGGCGGCCTGCTGTTCGGCCTTTCGCGCAAGGCGGCCACCGAGTTCTCGTTCTTCCTGGCGATGCCGACCATGGTCGGCGCGGCGGTCTATTCCGGATACGTGTACCGCGACCTGTTCCGCCCCGAGGACCTGCCGGTGTTCGCCGTCGGCTTCGTCACCTCGTTCGTCTTCGCCATGCTGGCGGTGCGTGCCTTGCTGAAGTTCATCGGCAACCACAGCTACGCGGCTTTCGCCTGGTATCGGATCGCCTTCGGCCTGCTGATCCTGGCGACCTGGCAATTCCACCTGATCGACTGGAGCACCGCCGGCGAGGTGTGA
- a CDS encoding C39 family peptidase — protein MRTLILSLLLLVDLTAQAATLGFPALPGGGLVYKQVQSIRERRFADLVEQKTDFSCGAAALATILEKAYGAPLDEQAVIQGMLAHADPEIVRTQGFSMLDMKRYVESMGMRARGYRIEAAQLEQLKIPAIVLMEIRGYKHFVVLQRTQGEYVYVGDPALGHKRYALTEFAKGWNGIVFAVIGQGYDRGNPLLTPPEPLTARNRLDRFKPVRDAELMEFGFIQSDFF, from the coding sequence ATGCGCACGCTCATCCTTTCCCTGCTGCTGCTCGTCGACCTCACCGCCCAGGCGGCGACCCTCGGCTTTCCCGCCCTGCCCGGCGGCGGCCTGGTCTACAAGCAGGTGCAGAGCATCCGCGAGCGGCGCTTCGCCGACCTGGTCGAGCAGAAGACCGATTTCAGCTGCGGCGCCGCGGCCCTCGCGACCATCCTGGAGAAGGCCTACGGCGCCCCGCTCGACGAGCAGGCGGTGATCCAGGGCATGCTCGCCCACGCCGACCCGGAGATCGTCCGCACCCAGGGCTTCTCCATGCTCGACATGAAGCGCTACGTCGAATCCATGGGCATGCGCGCGCGCGGCTACCGGATCGAGGCGGCGCAACTGGAACAACTGAAGATCCCCGCCATCGTGCTGATGGAAATCCGCGGCTACAAGCACTTCGTCGTCCTGCAACGCACCCAGGGCGAGTACGTGTACGTGGGTGACCCGGCGCTGGGGCACAAACGTTACGCGCTGACAGAGTTCGCCAAGGGCTGGAACGGCATCGTCTTCGCCGTGATCGGCCAGGGATACGACCGCGGCAATCCGCTGCTGACGCCGCCCGAGCCGCTGACCGCGCGCAATCGCCTGGACCGCTTCAAACCGGTCAGGGACGCCGAACTGATGGAATTCGGCTTCATCCAGAGCGATTTCTTCTGA
- a CDS encoding LysR substrate-binding domain-containing protein: MPHDLNDLYYFAKVVECGGFAAAGRETGIPKSRLSRRIAELEERLQVRLLHRTTRKLALTEVGERYLQHCRNLLLEAEMAEQVIAELSVEPRGRLRLSAPVAMASSNLADLLPRFLERHPQVQLEILLTNRRVDLLNEGVDVALRVRELGDEDPALVCRRLAPATTQILAAPSLIAGRRLEHPEDLEDLPFLGAIHNDRKVHATLIGPDGSRYQLEREPRLGVDDFVLRKKAAVAGLGVTLLPEGYCDRELADGSLVRILPQWTLPKSTMQAAYLPRSSQIPAIRALIDFLVEALQRPSGETGPAYRRARE, encoded by the coding sequence ATGCCCCACGACCTCAACGACCTCTACTACTTCGCCAAGGTGGTGGAATGCGGCGGCTTCGCCGCGGCCGGACGCGAGACGGGGATTCCCAAGTCGCGCCTGTCGCGGCGCATCGCCGAGCTGGAGGAGCGCCTTCAGGTGCGCCTGCTGCACCGCACGACACGCAAGCTGGCGCTCACGGAGGTCGGCGAACGCTACCTGCAGCACTGCCGCAACCTGCTGCTGGAAGCGGAGATGGCCGAACAGGTGATCGCCGAGCTGAGCGTCGAGCCGCGTGGCCGGCTGCGCCTTTCCGCACCGGTGGCCATGGCTTCGAGCAACCTGGCCGACCTGTTGCCGCGGTTTCTCGAACGACACCCGCAGGTCCAGCTGGAAATCCTCCTGACCAACCGCCGGGTCGACCTGCTCAACGAGGGGGTGGACGTGGCACTGCGCGTGCGCGAACTCGGCGACGAGGACCCTGCGCTGGTCTGCCGGCGCCTGGCTCCGGCGACCACGCAGATCCTCGCCGCCCCGTCGCTGATCGCCGGGCGTCGCCTGGAACATCCGGAAGACCTCGAAGACCTGCCCTTCCTCGGCGCTATTCATAACGACCGCAAGGTCCACGCGACCCTGATCGGGCCGGATGGCAGCCGCTACCAGTTGGAACGCGAACCGCGCCTGGGCGTCGACGACTTCGTCCTGCGCAAGAAAGCCGCCGTGGCCGGCCTCGGCGTCACCCTGCTGCCCGAAGGCTACTGCGACAGGGAACTGGCCGATGGCAGCCTGGTGCGCATCCTGCCGCAGTGGACCTTGCCGAAAAGCACCATGCAGGCCGCCTACCTGCCGCGCAGCAGCCAGATTCCGGCGATCCGTGCTTTGATCGACTTTCTCGTGGAAGCCCTGCAACGCCCCTCGGGCGAGACCGGCCCGGCCTACCGCCGCGCCCGCGAGTGA
- a CDS encoding DUF1294 domain-containing protein: MQRETGSERVDVDMEKPGMISRWYDDKGFGFILPKTGGEEVFLHISAFRGDRRPRQGDQVWFLASQDAQGRLRAERARLDALTIDPPTVRRGAQAPVTRAQARPAPTPPSALQRPLAKLLVLLILCVLPAAGAWRMYLDGQALWPLLAYPLASLLAFALYWRDKRSAARGDWRTPEVRLHLFELLGGWPGALVAQQVFRHKTRKLSFQLVFWGIVLLHQLFWLDSLLGGRLSAALLQRIG; this comes from the coding sequence ATGCAGCGCGAAACGGGTAGCGAGCGAGTGGATGTGGATATGGAAAAGCCGGGCATGATCAGCCGCTGGTATGACGACAAGGGCTTCGGCTTCATCCTGCCGAAGACCGGCGGGGAAGAAGTCTTCCTGCATATCTCCGCGTTCCGCGGCGACCGCCGTCCCCGCCAGGGCGACCAGGTGTGGTTTCTCGCCAGCCAGGATGCCCAGGGCCGCCTGCGCGCCGAGAGGGCGCGGCTGGACGCGCTGACCATCGATCCGCCGACTGTCCGCCGTGGCGCCCAGGCGCCGGTGACGCGGGCCCAGGCGCGGCCGGCGCCGACTCCGCCGAGCGCGTTGCAGCGCCCGTTGGCGAAGCTGCTGGTCCTGCTGATCCTCTGCGTGCTGCCGGCCGCTGGCGCCTGGCGGATGTACCTGGACGGACAGGCCCTCTGGCCGCTGCTGGCCTATCCGCTGGCCAGCCTGCTCGCATTCGCCCTCTACTGGCGGGACAAGCGCAGCGCCGCACGCGGCGACTGGCGTACCCCGGAGGTCCGCCTGCACCTGTTCGAGCTGCTCGGCGGCTGGCCTGGCGCGCTGGTCGCGCAGCAGGTATTCCGCCACAAGACCCGCAAGCTCTCGTTCCAACTGGTGTTCTGGGGCATCGTCCTGCTGCACCAGCTGTTCTGGCTCGACAGCCTGCTCGGCGGGCGCCTGTCCGCCGCGCTGTTGCAGCGGATCGGCTGA
- the pnuC gene encoding nicotinamide riboside transporter PnuC: protein MSPLELFAASLGAIAVYLTVRQNPWCWPIGLVMVALYAWIFFEVKLYSDMLLQMVYAALQLYGWWQWTRGGQDHDGRSVSRLNAAQRLYGLGAGLVGSVALGYLMANHTDAASPWWDAGLTAFSLVAQCWMAQKRLECWALWIAVDVLFVALFASKALYLTAALYALFTLLAIHGWRTWRRDPALREGVAA, encoded by the coding sequence GTGTCACCCCTTGAACTCTTCGCCGCTTCGCTCGGCGCCATCGCCGTCTACCTGACCGTCCGCCAGAATCCCTGGTGCTGGCCTATCGGCCTGGTGATGGTGGCGCTCTACGCCTGGATATTCTTCGAGGTGAAGCTTTATTCGGACATGCTCCTGCAAATGGTCTACGCGGCGCTACAGCTCTATGGCTGGTGGCAGTGGACCCGCGGCGGGCAGGACCACGACGGCCGCTCGGTGAGCCGCCTGAACGCCGCGCAGCGCCTCTACGGGCTCGGTGCGGGCCTGGTCGGCAGCGTCGCGCTCGGTTACCTGATGGCCAACCACACCGATGCCGCCAGTCCCTGGTGGGACGCCGGATTGACCGCCTTCAGCCTGGTGGCGCAATGCTGGATGGCGCAGAAGCGCCTGGAATGCTGGGCCCTGTGGATCGCCGTAGACGTGCTGTTCGTGGCGCTCTTCGCCAGCAAGGCGCTGTACCTGACCGCCGCCCTCTACGCCCTCTTCACCCTGCTGGCGATCCACGGCTGGCGGACCTGGCGCCGCGACCCGGCATTGCGCGAGGGCGTCGCCGCATGA
- a CDS encoding I78 family peptidase inhibitor: MPLKQFSSALVLAALLAGCSSNGDGPSTEGASVATGSASAPAATPAADGRCDANAVQAYVGKQASAAIVEEARRAAGAEVARALRPHDAVTMDYNPRRLNIDVDDTLVIKRLSCG, from the coding sequence ATGCCTTTGAAGCAGTTTTCCAGTGCACTCGTTCTCGCGGCCCTGCTCGCCGGTTGCAGCAGCAACGGCGACGGCCCGTCCACCGAAGGCGCCAGCGTAGCCACCGGCAGCGCCAGCGCGCCCGCGGCCACCCCGGCAGCGGACGGCCGTTGCGACGCCAATGCGGTGCAGGCCTATGTCGGCAAGCAGGCTTCCGCGGCCATCGTCGAGGAGGCCCGCCGCGCCGCCGGAGCGGAAGTCGCCCGGGCGCTGCGCCCGCACGATGCGGTGACCATGGACTACAACCCGCGCCGGCTGAACATCGATGTCGACGACACGCTGGTGATCAAGCGCCTGTCCTGCGGCTGA
- a CDS encoding 5-carboxymethyl-2-hydroxymuconate Delta-isomerase — protein sequence MPHLVIEATANLRLETSPGELLEQANAALFASGQFGEADIKSRFVTLEAYRQGTAAAERAYLHACLSILDGRDAATRQALGESLCEVLAGAVAGGGEEGVQVSVEVREMERASYAKRVVARQR from the coding sequence ATGCCGCATCTCGTCATCGAAGCCACTGCCAACCTCCGCCTCGAAACGTCCCCCGGCGAACTGCTGGAGCAGGCCAATGCCGCGCTGTTCGCTTCCGGGCAATTCGGCGAGGCGGACATCAAGTCGCGCTTCGTCACCCTGGAGGCCTACCGGCAGGGAACCGCGGCGGCCGAGCGCGCCTACCTGCATGCCTGCCTGTCGATCCTCGACGGGCGCGACGCGGCGACCCGCCAGGCGCTGGGCGAGTCGCTCTGCGAGGTGCTCGCCGGAGCGGTGGCGGGCGGCGGCGAGGAGGGCGTGCAGGTCAGCGTCGAAGTGCGCGAGATGGAGCGCGCCAGCTACGCCAAGCGCGTCGTCGCCCGGCAGCGCTGA
- the azoR2 gene encoding FMN-dependent NADH-azoreductase AzoR2, which translates to MKLLHIDSSILGDASASRQLSAELVQAWRQNEDGLDVTYRDLAADAVAHFSALTLAAGSTPAELRDAALKHEVAVGEEVLEEFLAADVVVIGAPMYNFTISSQLKAWIDRIAVAGKTFRYTENGPVGLAGDKKVVIVSTAGGVHAGQPTGAAHEGYLRTVLGFFGITDIEVVRAEGLAYGEEPRAQAIAAARRQIAGQFAAA; encoded by the coding sequence ATGAAACTTTTGCATATCGATTCCAGCATCCTCGGCGACGCCTCCGCTTCCCGCCAACTGAGCGCCGAGCTGGTCCAGGCCTGGCGGCAGAACGAAGACGGGCTTGACGTCACCTACCGCGACCTGGCCGCCGACGCGGTGGCGCATTTCTCCGCCCTGACCCTGGCCGCCGGCAGCACCCCGGCGGAGCTGCGCGATGCCGCGCTGAAGCATGAAGTCGCGGTGGGTGAAGAAGTGCTGGAAGAGTTCCTCGCCGCCGACGTCGTGGTAATCGGCGCGCCGATGTACAACTTCACCATCTCCAGCCAGCTCAAGGCCTGGATCGATCGCATCGCGGTCGCCGGCAAGACCTTCCGCTACACCGAGAACGGCCCGGTTGGCCTGGCCGGCGACAAGAAAGTGGTGATCGTCTCCACCGCCGGTGGCGTGCATGCCGGCCAGCCGACCGGCGCGGCCCACGAAGGCTACCTGCGCACCGTGCTGGGTTTCTTCGGCATCACCGATATCGAAGTGGTTCGCGCCGAAGGCCTGGCCTATGGCGAGGAGCCCCGCGCCCAGGCCATCGCCGCCGCCCGCCGGCAGATCGCCGGGCAGTTCGCCGCGGCCTGA
- a CDS encoding transporter: MTQTLSLRAVLCATTLVSPFLAQAATESEVEALKKELLELRQRYEAQQNALMVLEQRVRQVEAQPQAPQPQRLVKSIQPPAQARNDANAVAGTYGASLKDDGAPAPSVENIYQDASGFFGGGTFSLETGLTYSHYDTRQLFLNGFLALDSIFLGNIGVDQIDADIWTLDLTGRYNWNQRWQVDINAPVVYRESTYQSAGAGGSTSQITEKSVTGDPRLGDVSFGVAYKFLDESESTPDAVVSLRVKAPTGKDPYGIKLKQVPGNNNLNVPDDLPTGNGVWSITPGISLVKTVDPAVLFGSLSYTYNFEESFDDINPQQGVKTGGKVKLGNWFQLGVGVAFALNEKMSLSFSFSELISQKSKVKQDGQSWQTVSGSDANAGYFGLGMTYAVSNRFSIVPSLSIGITPDAPDFTFGVKFPYYF; the protein is encoded by the coding sequence ATGACCCAGACACTCTCGCTGCGAGCTGTCCTCTGCGCCACCACCCTGGTTTCCCCGTTCCTGGCGCAGGCCGCGACGGAGTCCGAGGTCGAGGCGCTGAAGAAGGAACTCCTGGAGCTGCGCCAACGCTACGAGGCCCAGCAGAACGCCCTGATGGTCCTCGAACAGCGCGTACGCCAGGTCGAGGCGCAACCCCAGGCGCCGCAGCCGCAACGCCTGGTCAAGTCGATCCAGCCGCCGGCGCAGGCGCGCAACGACGCCAACGCGGTCGCCGGCACCTACGGCGCCAGCCTCAAGGACGATGGCGCGCCCGCGCCCAGCGTGGAAAACATCTACCAGGACGCCAGCGGCTTCTTCGGCGGCGGCACCTTCAGCCTGGAGACCGGCCTCACCTACAGCCACTACGACACCCGCCAGTTGTTCCTCAACGGCTTCCTGGCGCTGGACTCGATCTTCCTCGGCAACATCGGCGTGGACCAGATCGATGCCGACATCTGGACCCTCGACCTGACCGGCCGCTACAACTGGAACCAGCGCTGGCAGGTGGATATCAACGCCCCGGTGGTCTATCGCGAATCGACCTACCAGTCCGCCGGCGCCGGCGGCTCGACCTCGCAGATCACCGAGAAATCGGTGACCGGCGACCCACGCCTGGGCGACGTCAGCTTCGGCGTCGCCTACAAGTTCCTCGACGAAAGCGAGAGCACCCCGGACGCGGTGGTCAGCCTGCGGGTCAAGGCGCCCACCGGCAAGGATCCTTACGGCATCAAGCTGAAGCAGGTACCGGGCAACAACAACCTCAACGTGCCCGACGACCTGCCCACCGGCAACGGCGTCTGGTCGATCACCCCGGGCATCTCGCTGGTGAAGACGGTGGACCCGGCGGTGCTGTTCGGCAGCCTGTCGTATACCTACAACTTCGAAGAGTCGTTCGACGACATCAACCCGCAGCAAGGCGTGAAGACCGGCGGCAAGGTCAAGCTCGGCAACTGGTTCCAACTCGGCGTCGGCGTGGCCTTCGCGCTGAACGAGAAGATGAGCCTGTCGTTCTCCTTCTCCGAACTGATCAGCCAGAAGAGCAAGGTCAAGCAGGACGGCCAAAGCTGGCAGACCGTCAGCGGCAGCGACGCCAACGCCGGCTACTTCGGCCTGGGCATGACCTATGCGGTGAGCAACAGGTTCAGCATCGTGCCCAGCCTGTCCATCGGCATCACTCCGGACGCGCCGGACTTCACCTTCGGCGTGAAATTCCCCTACTACTTCTGA